A genomic segment from Thermothielavioides terrestris NRRL 8126 chromosome 4, complete sequence encodes:
- a CDS encoding 40S ribosomal protein S3, with amino-acid sequence MAVPGTQISKRRKFVADGVFYAELNEFFQRELAEEGYSGVEVRVTPTVTDIIIRATHTQEVLGEQGRRIRELTSLIQKRFKFPENSVSLYAAKVQNRGLSAVAQCESLRYKLLNGLAVRRACYGVLRFIMESGAKGCEVVVSGKLRAARAKSMKFTDGFMIHSGQPAKDFIDSATRHVLLRQGVLGIKVKIMRGSDPEGKAGPQKSLPDAVTIIEPKEETPVVQPMSQDYGAKAAAAQAAAEAARQEEQAGEEEPVAAEQ; translated from the exons ATGGCTGTTCCTGGCACTCAGAT CTCCAAGCGGAGAAAGTTCGTCGCCGACGGTGTTTTCTACGCCGAGCTGAACGAGTTCTTCCAGCgtgagctggccgaggagggctATTCCGGCGTCGAAGTCCGCGTCACCCCGACCGTCACCGACATCATCATCCGCGCCACACACACCCAGGAGGTCCTGGGCGAACAGGGCCGCCGCATCCGCGAGCTCACCAGCCTCATCCAGAAGCGCTTCAAGTTCCCCGAGAACTCGGTCTCCCTCTATGCCGCCAAGGTCCAGAACCGCGGTCTCTCGGCCGTCGCCCAGTGCGAGTCGCTCCGCTACAAGCTCCTCAACGGTCTCGCCGTTCGCCGTGCCTGCTACGGTGTTCTTCGGTTCATCATGGAGAGCGGCGCCAAGGGCTGCGAGGTCGTCGTTTCTGGcaagctgcgcgccgcccgcgccaagAGCATGAAGTTCACCGACGGTTTCATGATCCACTCCGGCCAGCCGGCCAAGGACTTCATCGACAGCGCCACCCGCCACGTCCTGCTCCGCCAGGGTGTTCTGGGTATTAAGGTTAAGATCATGCGCGGCAGCGACCCCGAGGGCAAGGCTGGCCCGCAGAAGTCGCTCCCCGACGCCGTCACCATCATTGAGCCCAAGGAGGAGACCCCGGTTGTTCAGCCCATGAGCCAGGACTACGGCGCTaaggccgccgctgcccaggctgctgccgaggcggcgcgccaggaggagcaggctgGTGAGGAGGAGCCCGTTGCCGCGGAGCAATAG